Genomic DNA from Candidatus Fusobacterium pullicola:
CCTTCAAAGGAGTATATATTAGGAACTGATGTTTTAGGAAGAGATATTTTTTCAAGAATTATTTATGGAACAAGAACAACATTAGTGATGGCTTTTTCACTACTGGCAATAGTTTTTTTTGTTGGAGGAACATTGGGAGTTATAGCTGGATTTTATGGTGGAATAGTAGATAATGTAATCATGAAAATATCAGATATGATGATGGCTTTTCCGGGATTAATACTAGCTATAGCAATAGCAGGTATACTTGGGCCAAGTACTTTTAATGCTGTTTTAGCAATAAGTTTAGTTACATGGCCTAGATATGCTAGACTAGCTAGAAGTTTAACTTTGAAAATAAGAAAAAATACATATATAGAAGTAGCAATAATGGGGGGAATAACACCTTTAAATCTATTTCTTAAATATCTATTGCCAAATATCTTTCCTACAATGTTAGTTACAGCAACTATTGATATAGGTATGTTGATATTAGAGATAACATCTTTATCATTTCTAGGAGTAGGGGTACAGGCTCCAATACCAGAGTGGGGATTGATGTTAAATGAAGGAAGATTATATATATTTAAGGCCCCATGGTTAATATATTCACCTGGGATAGCAATTATAATAGTTGTTGTGATATTTAACTTATTAGGGGATAGTATTAGAGATATATTAGATCCAAAAGAAAATTAAAAAAATATAAGTATAAAGGAGAAGAATTTAAATGAAAAAAGTATTAAAATTTATTTCAATATTATGTTTAATATTGTTAACAGCCTGTGGAAAGGAGAAGGTTGAAAATAAAAATTCAGTAAGTGAAGTTAAGGAAATAGTAATAGGAACACCTAGTTTTGCTAACACTTTAGAAACAACAGAACAGTATTTTAGTTGGACAGTAGCAAGATATGGAGTTGGAGAAACACTTACAAAATTTGATGAAAAAGGAGAGTTAGTACCACTATTAGCAGAGAGTTGGGAAAATAGTAAAGATGGAAAAAGTTGGAAATTTAAAATAAGAGAGGGAGTAAAATTTTCAGATGGAACATTAATGACATCAGAAAGTGTAAAAAACTCTTTAGAGCGTACTTTTAAGTTAAATCAGAGAGCTAATACATTTTTTATTCCAAAGAGTATAGTAGCAGATAAAAATTATTTAATAATTGAAACTGAAAAGCCAGTGACAACACTTCCAGGATGTCTTGCAGATCCTCTTTTCATAATTGTAAATACAGAAGCTGATACAACAAAATTTGCTATGGAGGGGCCTATTTCAACAGGACCATATGTTGTAGAGAAATTTAATCCAACAGAGTATTGTTCAGTAGTTAGAAATGAAAATTACTGGGGAGGAGAGGTTCCATTTGATCGTGTGGTATTTAAATATATAAATGACCAAGCAACACGTTCTTTAGCACTACAAAGTGGAGAAATTCAAATGGCATACAGTCTAAAGCCAGAAAATTTAGTTGATTTTAAAAATAATGATAAGTATAATATTCAAAGTATAAAGTCATTAAGAGGAACTTTTGCTTTTATGAATGAAAATGGAATTTTAAAAGATAAAGTATTACGTCAAGCTATAAATAGAGCTTTGAATAAAGAGGTTTATACAACTGTTTTATTAGGAGGAGCAGCAACTCCAGGAAAAGCACCAGTACCACCAACATTAAATTTTGGATTTGATCAACTTGTTGATGAAAACACATATAATCCTGAAAATGCAAAGGAAATTTTAGCTAAGGCTGGATATAAAGATATTGATGGAGATGGGTATTTAGAAACTCCAGATGGGCAAAAAATAGAGTTAAACTTTGTTATCTATACAAGTAGAGAAGAGTTAAAAGTTTATGCACAAGCGGCTCAAGTTAGTTTAAAAGAGATTGGAATAAAAGTAAAATTAATAACAGTAAGTTATGAAACAGTATTAAAATATAGAGATAGTGGAAATTTTGATTTACTTATATGGAATGTTTTAGTTGCTAATAGTGGAGATCCTGAAAACTATTTACGTGAGAACTGGTATAGTAAAGCTTCTACAAATCAAACTGGATATAATAATCCAAAAGTAGATGCTTTATTAGATGAGCTTTCATCAGAGTTTGATCCTGATAAGAGAAGAGAGTTAATTATAGAAATTCAACAACTCATAATGGATGATTGTGCAACAATCTTCTTTGGATATGAAACTGCTTACTTAATCTCTTCAACAAAATTAAAAAATGTAGTGATGTATCCAATGGATTACTATTGGTTAACAGATAAGATGTCATTTTAAATAGGAGTGTATATGCTAACTTTAAAAAATATTGGGATAACTTATGAGAATGGAAAGGTAGCAGTTTCAGATTTTAATTTTGATATAAAAAAAGGTGAAATTATAGGTATAGTAGGTGAGAGTGGAAGTGGAAAATCCACTCTCATTAAAAGTATTGTAGGAGGACTTCCTGAAACTACTAAGATAGTAGGAGAAGTACTATTTGAAGGAAAAAACATTTTAAATGATAAGAAGTTTGAAAAGGGAAGAGATATAACAATCGTTTTTCAAGAGACACGTCATACTCTTAATCCTATTAGAAAGATAGGAAAGCAATATATTGAATATATTAGACAACATCTCAAAATCTCAAAGGAAGAAGCCGAAGCTAAAGCAATAGAGAATTTGAGGAAAACAAATCTTCCATCTCCAGAAAATATAATGAACAGTTATCCATATCAGTTGAGTGGAGGAATGTGCCAAAGAGTAGGAATAGCTATGGCTATGACATTTAATCCTAAAATATTATTAGCAGATGAACCTACAAGTGCTCTAGATGTAACAACACAAGCTCAGATTGTTACTGAATTACTTCACATGAGAGAAAAATTTGGTACGACAATGGTAGTAGTGACACATAGCTTAGGAGTAGCTGCATATTTAGCTGATAGATTGGTTGTTATGAAAGATGGAAAAATTGTTGAAACTGGAAAAACAGAAGAGGTTTTAAAAAATCCAAA
This window encodes:
- a CDS encoding ABC transporter ATP-binding protein, whose product is MLTLKNIGITYENGKVAVSDFNFDIKKGEIIGIVGESGSGKSTLIKSIVGGLPETTKIVGEVLFEGKNILNDKKFEKGRDITIVFQETRHTLNPIRKIGKQYIEYIRQHLKISKEEAEAKAIENLRKTNLPSPENIMNSYPYQLSGGMCQRVGIAMAMTFNPKILLADEPTSALDVTTQAQIVTELLHMREKFGTTMVVVTHSLGVAAYLADRLVVMKDGKIVETGKTEEVLKNPKSEYTKLLIASVPTLESEENYE
- a CDS encoding ABC transporter permease, giving the protein MIVILIAILAPILAPKDPYHAVMLDSLKPPSKEYILGTDVLGRDIFSRIIYGTRTTLVMAFSLLAIVFFVGGTLGVIAGFYGGIVDNVIMKISDMMMAFPGLILAIAIAGILGPSTFNAVLAISLVTWPRYARLARSLTLKIRKNTYIEVAIMGGITPLNLFLKYLLPNIFPTMLVTATIDIGMLILEITSLSFLGVGVQAPIPEWGLMLNEGRLYIFKAPWLIYSPGIAIIIVVVIFNLLGDSIRDILDPKEN
- a CDS encoding ABC transporter substrate-binding protein, with amino-acid sequence MKKVLKFISILCLILLTACGKEKVENKNSVSEVKEIVIGTPSFANTLETTEQYFSWTVARYGVGETLTKFDEKGELVPLLAESWENSKDGKSWKFKIREGVKFSDGTLMTSESVKNSLERTFKLNQRANTFFIPKSIVADKNYLIIETEKPVTTLPGCLADPLFIIVNTEADTTKFAMEGPISTGPYVVEKFNPTEYCSVVRNENYWGGEVPFDRVVFKYINDQATRSLALQSGEIQMAYSLKPENLVDFKNNDKYNIQSIKSLRGTFAFMNENGILKDKVLRQAINRALNKEVYTTVLLGGAATPGKAPVPPTLNFGFDQLVDENTYNPENAKEILAKAGYKDIDGDGYLETPDGQKIELNFVIYTSREELKVYAQAAQVSLKEIGIKVKLITVSYETVLKYRDSGNFDLLIWNVLVANSGDPENYLRENWYSKASTNQTGYNNPKVDALLDELSSEFDPDKRRELIIEIQQLIMDDCATIFFGYETAYLISSTKLKNVVMYPMDYYWLTDKMSF